A single Cannabis sativa cultivar Pink pepper isolate KNU-18-1 chromosome 7, ASM2916894v1, whole genome shotgun sequence DNA region contains:
- the LOC115697411 gene encoding uncharacterized protein LOC115697411 isoform X1: protein MEGTTKEIYLEEESNDERFSKDSEDDDEEYCYASVPVSKLQPRKVLSKGRWIKKMGMAEIEVHKGTMWRTTGIVRCGKIYCSIEEVLFMAELGSFLLMDDAGASISMEEIYMNLSNEKNGCSWELFQAYKQLKSLGYILGRYGIPRSLKHVKSNAESFPSQCFSETVVDLKSEDEISVLGMFSRLQVDQVKPVFDVYLPNTKFRKSSPGAPSFVLCFTSGYPPSKPELQRMERKCGGVPLKFCHVEQGRVSFISFDIVQLPILP from the coding sequence ATGGAAGGAACTACAAAGGAAATTTACTTAGAAGAGGAAAGTAATGATGAAAGATTTAGTAAAGATTCTGAGGATGATGATGAGGAATATTGCTATGCTTCTGTACCAGTGTCTAAGTTACAGCCTAGGAAAGTTTTATCAAAGGGTCGTTGGATTAAAAAGATGGGAATGGCTGAGATTGAAGTTCATAAGGGTACAATGTGGAGGACAACAGGCATAGTCCGTTGTGGCAAAATCTATTGCTCAATTGAAGAAGTTTTGTTTATGGCCGAACTGGGGTCTTTCCTTCTGATGGATGATGCTGGTGCAAGTATTTCTATGGAGGAGATATATATGAATCTTTCAAATGAAAAGAATGGATGTTCTTGGGAGCTTTTTCAGGCCTACAAACAGCTGAAATCACTTGGTTACATTTTGGGGCGATATGGTATCCCCCGGTCTCTTAAACATGTTAAGAGCAATGCTGAATCTTTTCCTTCACAGTGCTTTTCAGAAACTGTAGTGGATTTGAAATCCGAAGACGAAATCTCTGTTCTAGGAATGTTTAGTAGGTTGCAGGTTGACCAAGTTAAACCAGTATTTGATGTTTATCTCCCAAATACCAAGTTTAGAAAGTCTTCACCTGGTGCTCCAAGCTTTGTGCTCTGCTTTACCAGTGGCTATCCGCCATCCAAACCCGAACTTCAACGCATGGAGAGAAAATGTGGAGGAGTTCCTTTGAAGTTTTGTCATGTTGAGCAAGGACGAGTGAGTTTCATTTCCTTTGACATAGTGCAGCTTCCTATCCTACCATGA
- the LOC115697410 gene encoding uncharacterized protein LOC115697410 — protein sequence MASNSREARRRRILERGSDRLALITGQIDNLPEPDPSPSPSLHTLNQDTQPVPVLSHHDYHSRPIDSINDSSHGEDRKSNPVLPKDNHSTDFSVPTKDDFDGSSLMPMLSKLQTKFEPRRSQNSASEDSLSNSSLVSSRDPSASVSDLATETKVESQTQKKYRFFTPNQITSALAATELTRLFCSIALALFVVLSYFGFPILGSKFIKSIIISFRPLYLVLLTNATVVLAQLLQIQGTRRENNTPSADVNDLATQLGNTLEIGLMIKKGADTVFMTCAVYAVIVVCGVSFAQKFE from the exons ATGGCGTCGAACAGCAGAGAAGCTCGGAGAAGGAGGATTTTGGAGCGAGGGTCCGACCGTCTTGCTCTCATCACAGGCCAAATCGATAACCTTCCTGAACCTGATCCTTCTCCTTCTCCTTCTCTCCATACTCTTAATCAAGATACACAGCCTGTGCCTGTGCTTTCCCACCACGACTATCATTCTCGTCCAATTGATTCAATCAACG ATTCTTCTCATGGAGAGGACAGAAAATCTAACCCTGTGTTGCCCAAAGACAATCACAGCACTGACTTTTCTGTCCCAACTAAGGATGATTTTGATGGAAGCAGTTTGATGCCTATGTTGAGTAAATTGCAGACCAAATTTGAACCTAGAAGAAGCCAGAACTCAGCTTCAGAAGACAGCTTGTCAAATTCATCTTTGGTCTCTTCAAGGGATCCAAGTGCTTCAGTTTCTGATTTGGCTACAGAAACAAAGGTGGAATCTCAGACACAGAAGAAATACAGGTTTTTTACTCCAAATCAAATTACTTCTGCCCTTGCAGCCACAGAGCTTACTCGCCTTTTTTGTTCAATAGCATTAGCCCTTTTTGTTGTTCTATCATATTTTGGGTTTCCTATACTAGGCAGCAAGTTCATAAAGAGCATTATAATAAGCTTCAGGCCTCTCTATCTAGTTTTGCTTACAAATGCAACGGTTGTGCTTGCACAACTTCTTCAAATACAAGGAACTAGAAGAGAAAATAACACCCCATCGGCCGATGTAAATGATTTGGCTACACAATTAGGTAATACTTTAGAGATAGGTTTGATGATTAAGAAGGGAGCTGATACTGTATTCATGACTTGTGCTGTTTATGCAGTTATTGTGGTGTGTGGTGTTTCTTTTGCTCAGaaatttgaatag